AACAACGACTCAAGCCCATCACCTCCAAGAATGTGGTTTAATACTACCAGGTTGTAGAAGTCCTTATCTGTTGGACTCACTCCACCGTGCCCAAACAAAATAACATTCTGTGGAATGTTTTTTTCAACCGAAATACATTCACCTGAGCTACGAAAGACAGGTTGTTCAGGCTTTTTGACCTCCATCATCGTTAAAGGGAACTCTATGAGATAATCATCTAACACAGACTTAATATCATCAGCATGCGTGTTTCCAAGAACCGCAATTCTCATGTTGATTCTGTTAAAAACATTGACGATTTTCGCCTTTATATCCTCCGCTTTTATTGCACCGACCGTTTCAACGCGTCCCCAACGCACATTCGAATAGCCTGAATTTGGAAACGCAACCTTGAAAAATTCTGTCTTAGCAATAGACATTGGATCACCTTCATCCCTCTTAAGTTGTGAAATTTGTCTCCCCTTCACTTTTGATAGAGTTTCGTCATCCAATTTTGGTTTTGCTATTGATGCACAAAAAAGCTCAATCACTTGCCTTATAGATTCCTTTGGGGCGCTCACAGTCACTACGAGATCATCTGTTCCAAGATCGTATACTATTTTACCACCAATCTTTTCGAGACTTTTCACAAAATCTCTATTAGTCGTACCACTTATACCCTCGTTAAGAACCTCTACGACAAGAGCTGCCAACCCGAGCTTTGTTTTTGGATCATATGCATAACCTCCCCCCTTGAATACAAAACTATAAAAGACCAATGGAACATTGTTTTTGGGAACAAACCAGGCTCTTACACCATACTTACTCTCAACTTCACTAATCTTAAATAAGGTCTGACTATCAACCGCATGGGAAAACTCACACACTACGAAAAATAAAACAAAGATGATACCCCTAAGCATATCTATTTATCTAAGTACCCTATTACTTTCTTCGCATTCATCAATTGCATAATCGCATTGTTAATTTGTTCTGGCGTTACAGCTGATATGTGTTCTGCCAATTTCTGAAAGTGATCAAAATCAGCACCTACAGACAAGGCAACAACGTGACTAATGCTCCTAGCATTGAAACCGTCCAAAGCTTTCATCAAGGAGGCTTTAAGTGTCATTTTCGCAGCTTCAATATCATCGGCACCGATGCCGCTTTTTACAACCTCTGACATAACACCTGAAACACTCTTCTCAAGAACTTCCAGTTTCACGTCCGCACTCAGCGGAGTAACAACTATTTCAACAATCCCCTTACGAAGAGTGAGATAATCATAATCTACCGAAACATTGAGTGCGAGCCTGAGATTATGAATGAGCTCCATACCCAATACACTTGTCTTACCACCCGCTAATACCTGAGAAGCTACTAACATCGCAGCATGTTCTTCAGCTGAAACATTAGGCGCTGGAAAAAAGTATATTAGAGCCCTGTCTTCTGTCTTATTATTAATCATCCTGACATCCATGTCCGAATGGTGTGCTGGTTCTACCACTCTACTAAAACACGAACGCCACCGGGAAGACGAGTTTATCAAGACACCATAATACTTCTCTATATACTCCTTTACCTCAGCAACATCGATGTCTCCAAGAATCAGAAGTACTGCATTTGATGGCCGATAGCACGCATTATACATTCTTTGCGCCACTGCAGCATCGAAGAGCACAAGTTCCTCCTCCCAACCTATAACGTTCCAACTTGTTTCACTGCGATAAAATGCTGCCATCATCTCTTCTTCGAGTTTTACAACTGGTTTGTTGTCTACTCTCATTTTACGCTCTTCTATCACGATTTTGCGTTCCAATCCTGCAGCCTCATCACTAATCACGAGATTTTGCATCCTCTCAGCCTCGAGACGAATGACTTTCTCTAACTTGTCTTTGTGAAAAAGTTGATGGTAAACCGTATGATAATCAGACGTAAAGGCGTTATACAAAGAATGCAATCCATGTATCTGCTTACTAATACTCGGGACATTCTTTGAACTTCTGAACATTAGATGCTCTAGATAATGTGCAAGCCCGGAACTACCCCTAGGATCGCTCGCACCTCCAACCTTATAAAGCAGAACATGCGACACAATGGGTAGAGAAGTGTCCCTTATCAAGTAAACATCCAACCCATTACTCAGTGTATAATGGATGCGCTCATCTTCTTTTGAATGCCCCACGCTCAAAAGGAAAAATGAAAAAACACAGAGCAAACAAGATAAAAACTTCTTCATAATATTTCTTATCTAATTTATGCTACCGACCTTCTCACTGGTTGAATAAAAAAGTACAAACGCAACACCAAGAAAAATCGCTGCATCAGCAACATTAAAAACCGGCCAATGGAGATCCAAAAAATGAAAGTCAATAAAATCGCGCACAGCACCAAAACGCACTCTGTCAGTCACGTTAGCAACAGCCCCTCCAAGGATAAAACCCCACGCCACACAAGCAACCAACCTCCTTTCACGAAAAGAAAAGAACAGCACAAATAGTACTACAGGCACATTCACAAGAAGAAAAAAAAGATTTGAGAACTGGTACCCACCAAAAAATCCAAAACTCACCCCAGTGTTGTGCACCTTGACGAAATTAAGAATGGGCAAAAGCTTTACTCCTGTAACACCGTCAAGCATCAAGGCGCACAGGTGCTTCGTATATAAGTCTATGGAGACCACACAAAACCCGACTAGAACCACTAAAACCTGCTGAAAGAAAACGGATCCCTCAAACAACTTCCCTCGCAACACGCAAGCCACACCCTGTAAAACGCACCCTAAAAACAAAGAACCTGGAGGAACAAATTACTGATCAAACTTCTTGAAAAATCTGCAGTCAAGCGGCTCGCCAGTAAGTTTCGTAATTAACTCGTCCATGGAACAACGCGCTCCCTTAGTATACACATTAGAACTTAACCACGCAACTAGTTTTCTTATTAATGATTTCTCTTCCCTTAATCCGGGACATTCAGACTTTAATATGTGAAATATCTGGCCAGACGCAATCATGCCCTTTAAGTAAGAAGGATAATAACAAAATTCACCAAAAAACCAATGATGATTATCGAGAATACTTGCGTGTGGATCCTTTACACCAAAATAATACGAAAGATCCTCAACGAAAAGCTTCTGAACATCATCAACAGAAACTTCACCGTTTATCAGCGACTTCTCAATTGAAAATAGTATCATCAAGTGGGTAAGTGCCACGAACTTGTTTGCGCCCATGACTGAGCTCGAATACTCAGATTTCTCCTCTACACCGAGAAATTGAGCAAAGTTCTTCTCTTCAAAAAGAAAATGGGAAAACAGAAAACCCTGAACTGCATACATAGAAATACTGGTCGGATTGCAAATCGGCTGTGTTCTCCATTTATCGTATGGAAGATTCCTTATATACAGCCCCTGCCCTAAGAGGAACAACAATGTAGGAAAGAATGCACCTCCATCCTCCTGCATAATCAACTTGAGATCATTTTCTCCTCCCGAGAGGTAGAAATGATCTGAGTAAAAAACTCTCACCACATTCCTTGGAAAGAACTTCTCGACCACACGCTTGTAGCTATGCTTAGCATCTCTTTTTTCTTGAGGCTTATTCAAGGCAATCTCTCCTACACCTCGGACTTTTGCTTTCAACAATGGACTCACACCTATGCAAAGCTGCTCAAGGTGTTCTGGATCAATCTGATAGGCCTTCAACAAAGCTGAATATTTATCTAAACCAGAATCCTTTGCATAAAGAGTCGCTATTTGCGCAACCACTTCAATAAGTCTTTTAAACTCCTCTTTTACAAGAGAAAAATCCCTTGCCTTTCTTGCTGCTGCATAAGCAGACCTACAAGCAAACGATGCCTCTGTGAAGCTTTCTACAACGTCAAATGGTATTCCCCTTCTCCTGGCGCAGAAGTCCTGCATAAACCCAAAGTTCACTCTTTGCCAATCATTCAAGTCCTTGGCCTTAAGCTTTGCCTGCTCAATCAGGAAATACAGCTCGTCACTTGTTGCAACGTCGTGAATGATCTCTTTCAGTGTGATTACCTGGGCCAATTTTTCATTCGCGAATTCACTATGGAGCCTTGCATCGAAATCAAGAAAACATAAAGTTTTTTGCAGGCTGTCAATTCTCGCGAATATTTTCTCTAATTTTTCATACTCTTCCATTGTTTTGTGAGCCTCTCTCCTTGGTTACGGCACGTCACGCCGGCAGACCAAGCCACCCCGGCAATTGTATACGATACGGTAACACTATTTCCACCCCAATTGTACAAAATATTCACTAGGACTTAACATGCTTTACAAAAAGGCGCTTAACTTATTGATTTTACCACACTAAGCATTATAGTTGCTTACGTAGTTATGGCATGCGAGCTTCTAAACTGAGAGTATATCACCTGCCAGGACTTCTCTATTTGGTTTTGTTTTTTATTTGTTCTCTTAAATCTCATGAAGAAATCGTTTATTGCGTCGATCCTCCTGTTACAGATGTTTGTTCAGCCGTCTTATGCAGATGATTCGGACAACTTCTCTAGTGATTTTTCTGACGCTTCTGTAACTTTGTCCTACAGATCTGCTTTCGCGGGAAATCAGAAATCCCTTGGTGAATACAGTACCTTTAATCATGGCGGAAACCTGGGATTCTACTACCAAGTACCTGGAATCGCAGATGTGGGTGTTGAAGTCGACGTATTAAATCCAAAGGCTCTTTTCTTGGACCGTGAAGGAACAGAAGCTGATATGCTCGCTTCCGCAGTCTTCTACTCTGGAATTTTGAAATTGCAAAAAAAAGATTGCCTTGGCAGATGATCTTGGATTGATTGGTGGAATCGGCTTGGGCCCTACGTATGTCACCTTTGATAAACCGACAAGCACGGATGGAAAATCTTTTGAAAAAAGAACACTCTCTTCTAAATTGAGCTTGTCTGCTGTCGGTGATTTATCGCTTTCCGTTGCACTTGCTGAGTATGTTTCCTGTACTGTTGGGTATTCATTACAGTACTCTCCGCTTGGTAAGATTTCGTTTGAAGAAACTGATGACAAAGGAAAGTCGGCAAAAGGGGAAGCGAATGCTCCGGCTCTTTTTGCTCATGCGGTTAAAATTGGTATTTCAACTACCTTTGGAGCATTTCTTGCATGAGTGCAATAATGGAAACTCGGGTTTGGAACAGTTCGTTCCTACCGAGTTTCCGCTTTCAGCTCCTCGAGCATCATTCTTGCTGCATTTTCCTCGCCTAGCTTTTTGCTTCTGCCAGTAGCCCTCCTCTTTTTCCCATCTACGCAGATTTCTACTTCAAAAATAGGTAGGTGTGCTGGCCCTGATCTATCTATGACGTTGTACACTGGTGGTTTCATTCCCTTTGCTTGAAGTAGCTCTTGAAGTGCGCTTTTTGGGTTTGGCTCAATAGAATCCGATTGAACAGCTAGCTCATACCAATGTTTCTGGATGAAGCAGGTAACTGTTTCAAAACCTGCATCCAGAAAAATAGCTCCTATGAGGGCTTCTAAAACATTCTCTAGATTATTTGTTTTGTCGCGTCCACCGGACGCTTCCTCGGAACTTGAAAGGCGAATACAATCACCTAAATTCATCTGACGGGCAAGCATAGCGAGAGCGGTCTTGCAAACAAGCACACTTTGCCTTTGAGAGAGTCTACCTTCAGGATCACCTGGAAAAAGATCGTAAAGCATAGAAGCAACAACTAGATTTAACACTGCATCCCCAAGAAATTCTAATCTCTCGTAAGACGGGCACTTTTCAACACTTGGATGTGTTAAAGCTTCAACAAGTAACTCTTTGTTTTTAAAATGTACTCCAAGTAAAGATTGCAGTTCTTCTAGTTCCATAAAGCATCTACTTCATAATATTCTCTGACGTCATCCTTAAAGATGTGCACTATAACTTCACCCATGTCGATCAACACCCAGTTACCTAAGTCGTAGCCTTCGGTCTTTATGGATATTCCTTTTTCTTTGCTTAGTTTCACGACAAAGTCAGCCAGAGTTTTTACGTGCTTATGTGAATCAGAAGAAGCAACAACCATGCAACCTGTTATACCTCGTCCACCATAAATCTTAATATCTCTCCCTTTATGGACAGACAAACTTTCCAGGATTAAAGAAACTATTTGGGATTCCATTCTTCTGTATGTAGAGAGAGTACTAACCATTTTACAGAAAGCTAGAACAATACGAAACCCTGAAAAACTTATTCATCCAGGACCAACTCCGACAAGGGTTCTTGGTAACATAGAATATATTGATAATCAGCCGGTCGTAGAACATATTTCACTGATCTGTATATTTGTCCGCCGTCTAGAAGATAACTTGAACTGCTGGGAATCCAGTAAGTAAAACGAGAGATCTTTATGCAAATTCCCATCGATAAGTTGAGTCACGTCGTCAGTGTTAAGGTATTACACGTAGCACCATTTTGTTCAATTTATGTGCGATTTACAACATTTGAACCAAGAATTGGTACAAAAACAATTTCAATACGCACGAAGCTCCAAAAACTCCACTTCATGAGCAAAACGGGAGCTCTTTATACCTTTTCTATCACTCTCATTCTTGCAGAACGGGAGCTTGGATTCTCTCTCACTTCGTCCCTACTTGGAACAACAATCTTCTTCGTGAGCAAATTAAACCCATTTCCATGAACACTTCTAAACAAATGTTTGACTATTCTATCTTCAAGAGAATGGAAACTAACAACAACTGCCCTACCTCCAACTTTCAGCATTGTCAGCGCTGTTCTCAGTCCGCATTCAAGGGCACCCAACTCATCATTTACGAAAATTCTTAGGGCCTGGAAAGTCTTTGTCGCTGGATCTATCTTGTAGTACCTTTTCGGAAAACAAGATCGCACGATTTCTGCTAGACTGCTGGTTGTCGTGATTCTCTTTTTGCGTCTTGCATCAACAATTGCATGAGCTATCTTCCTCGACATTCTCTCTTCACCAAACTGGTAGATAATGGAAGCGATTTTTACTTCGGTGTAACTATTAACAATTGTCTCAGCTGTTAGTATAGTGTTCCTATCCATGCGCATGTCCAGAGGACCTTCGTGAAGAAAAGAGAAACCTCTATCAGCAACCTTTAATTGCATTGTTGAAACGCCCAAGTCAAACACAATCCCGTCTACCTTTACTTCACCCAGCAAAGCTTCAATATCCACGAAATTAGCATTTATGAAGGTTGTACGCTTGGGAAAATCACTCTCTATAAGCTGGAAGAACCGTTTTACTGTCTCATCACGATCAATAGCGTATACAAAACAATCGACACTACTCAAAATAGCTCTGGTGTAGCCGCCTGCACCAAATGTTGCATCTACATAAACAGCACCATTTTTCGGAGCAAGAAATTTCAGAGCTTCGCTCAAAAGGACTGGCTTGTGTAATATCTCATCTTTTGAGCCATCAGTAACACTCATTTAAGCACTCAAGAACGCTTCATCCAGTTGATAATGTACCAAAAAGTCTTAGAGAATGCTCTGTTAGTTCCGAAATACAACCAGTACGCCTTCTATTCACAAATAAAAGAACAGAACTAACCGAAAAATTCATGTGTCACTTGCGTCATATACCATCCTGTAACCGAATATTCTGTTACTTGCTTTTGAGGCAAAGCGTGTGGCACTCTTTGGTATTTCTGTATCCTCAACTTTAGAAAAGACTTTCAAGGCAGATTGACATATTTGCTGAGCATAATCTTGATCGTCAGTTGCAACGACAACCTCAGCTAATGGGTGCAAGCTGTGACCTAGGAGCTGAAAAAATGGTACATCTACAATTCTACGTTTGTGGTGCTTCCTTTTGGGCCAGGGATCAGGAAAGAGTATGTATACTTCATGAAAAACTTTACGGCGCAACTTTTCCAACAGAAGACGAACATCGTTATTCCAAATTAGAACATTTGATAGTCCGTGAAGTTTCACTTCCTCTAGTAGCTTGGCTATACCATTTACGTATACTTCAGCACCGACGAATACCTTATCCGGATAATCTATAGCCTTCTTTAGTATGTGCTCACCAAAACCAAAGCCAACTTCCAATACGATCTCACTCCTGAGATTTTCGAGTTTCTCATGAGATGCAAGAAACCTTTCTAAGCCGATAAGCTTATTCTCCCTAAAATTACGACCACGACGTCTTCCATAAGATCTGAGAAACTGCTTCTCTTCCAGCCTCAGATTTAGTTTATTGTGCACAAACACATCAACTCAGAGATCACCAAAAAACGAAAGGTTAACATCTGAAAAGAAAAAGTATAACACCCCACAATTCGCCATTATTCAGTCTCAGATCTCCTACGACGAGGACACGTCTACGCCAAGCATTTTGTATGCCTCCAACCTTTTCGACAGAGCAGCATCGTAGAGCTTCGTCCTAGAATAATCACGTAGCAATTCATCGAACCTCGCTATGGCAGCATGGTAATTCATTTCTTTAAAATAAAAGGATCCTATGGAAAAGATTTTCTCTGCCATAATTTCGTCTATCTCGAGTAATTTCTTCTGCGCATCTGTCACATACTCGGATGCAGGAAAAGTCTGTATTAAAACCGTAAAGGCGTCTCTAGCTTTATCTGCAAATTCACCACTATTGGTACGACCCTTTGACATCTGAAAGTAGGCATTGCCCTTTATGTTGAGAACCTGATCCACTTTCTCACCGTCTGGATAGTTCAAAAGGTATCCTTCGGCACTACCTGCTGCTGCAGCGAACTTTCCCTCATCGTAAAGTATTTTAGTGTAGGAGGCCTTTGCTTTTTCCCCTATGGAAGAAAAGGGTGCAATATCAGCCACTTTTTCGAAAAGTTCCTTTGCAGCCTTGTAGTTTTTTTTCTCAAGTGACAGAACCGCACTGCTGTACATTGACAGTTCATCTTCTCGCACTTTGCTGTTCAAAACTTTTTTCGATTTCCCAACACCACAGCCGGAGAGAACACAAAGAAAACAGACAAACAAAAAGTTATATAGCTTTCTTCTCATTCGGGCGATAACGGACTACAATATGACCGTTGATTATAATCTGACAATGCAATTAAAAAAAGTTCTTGTCGTCGGAAACGGCGCAAGGGAGCACGCTTTAATCACGAAAATTAAGGAATCACCGATGCTTGACAAGGTTTACACTACGAACCTGAACTTTGGTCGGTTCGCAGAATACCTTGATACAAACCTAGAAAACTACTTATACACGTCGTCTACTTGCAAGACGGAAGGAATAGATCTAGTGGTCATAGGACAGGAAGAACATTTGGCAAGAGGTATAACGGATGCTCTTATGGCTGAAGGTATTCCTGTTTTTGGACCAACAAAAAATGCAGCTAAATTGGAGTCATCAAAGTTTTTTGCTAAAGAAATAGCCGAAATGAACGGTGTACCTGTAGCTAAGTACAGTTTTTGTTCATCAATCAACAACTTGAAAAAGCAAATTGAGAGCGTTGGAAGTTTCCCGTTGGTTATCAAGGCCGATGGACTTGCATCTGGAAAAGGTGTCATAGTGTGTGAAACCATGGGAGAAGCACTAGAAGCAGGCGAAGCAATGCTAAATGGTTTATTTGGCGAAGCAGGCAGGAACATAATAATAGAAGAGTTCTTATATGGGCAGGAATTGAGTTATTTTGTCCTGGTTGATGGACAGACTATTCTTCCAATTGGCCATGCGAGGGATCACAAACAAATTTTATACAACCGAAAAAAGTATAATACCGGTGGAATGGGAGCATACTCGCCCGTGCTGCTCTCCAAAAAAACTGAACAAGAAATACTTGGGAAGATTGTATATCCAACTATCAATGCATTGTCAGCAATTAACGTTCAGTACAGGGGAGTCCTCTTTGCCGGGCTCATGTTGACTAACTCTGGACCTAAACTATTGGAATATAATGTCCGATTTGGTGATCCAGAAACCCAAGCAATACTACCACGCCTCAATGCCGATCTCCTTGATCTTATGGTTAAAACGTTAGATGGGAATCTTGACAGAGCTACGATTTCCTTCAAGAAAGAGGTGTGTATGTCTGTCGTTCTGGCAACTCGTGGGTATCCAGTCTCCTATGAAACCGGATACCGAATAGACAATGTAGAAAAGGCACTGCAAAACGTTGAAGGACTCCAGATTCTTAACGCTGCTGTAAGGTACGATGCAGAAGGACAGATGATTTCTAACGGTGGTCGTGTTCTCAACCTAGTTGTAAGCGCCCCAACGTTATTGGAGTGCAAACGTAAAGTCAAACGTGGTTTGGAACTAATAGACTGGAAAGAAGGAGTTTACTTGGATGAATTAGTCGTAGTGTAGAGCCGGAGTGTTTTTTCACAGCGACGTTTCACCGAAACTCCGTATCGCATCGTCTGTGAAATTTGCGAGTGTGTAACCGCTTTGACACAGTCAAAATTCCAAGAATGGAAGCCTGCTAAACCCGTTTCTTTGTTGAGTAGACCATTGTTTAAGAGTGGAAAACTACTTCGAATGCAAACATTGTAAGAAGCGTTACGAGCGTGAACATAGCTATCTGGATCACTCTTATTACGGTACCGTACAGAAGATATCTCGCGTCCTCCTCACGAAGAAGCGCGGCCTTAGCGCAGGCTAAGATCCCATGCCTCACCCGAGCACCACAATTCCTAGTTGCCACTACGTCAAGAGGTATAGAAAATAATGCAGCAAATATCCCAAAAACAAGACCAATAGCTGTTCCGCTAAACAGGTTCATGTGGTACGCAATTGAAATTTCATACGAGGCCACAGAAGCAGACCAGAAAATCATATTACGCAGGAGTATCGGTAACGCAACACCCCTGAAAGTTGCTCTATTTTCCATTAAGGCCCCCTTATTCCTACTGATCTCGCACATTTCCGCCCACACCGAAAACAGCGTTTCCAAAAGCCCTCCCATCATAGAACGAAAAAGCACAACGAAAAGTATGGCAGGATGAAAAAATGATTTTAGTACAATACCGGATATGGCCTCCGAAATGCCAAAAGACATAGAACTTAGAAAATTCATCACTGCATATGGAAGCGCACCTCTAAAAAAAGGAGCCAAACCATCGTCAGACAAAGCATCTAAAGCTATCTTGCGATACGAAGCTCGTGTCTGTTGCCTCATTATCTTTAGGAACTGCAACGGAGACATCAGCACAGCTGCAACTGCAGCGAACGAACCGAAAAACACTCCTCCTAAAATGACATCATAAAGTTGCAGGAACATATACTCTTCCGAATGTGTCTAAGTTAAATACCGAAATATCTCAGAATAAACGTCGTCAAAACGGTCACAGTAGTATAGATGCTGATTTGTAATATCCTGATTGTACTGCCCAAAAGAAATTTACTACTAGAATCAGTCGCCACCAGAAGCATGCGTCTTATCAAAGTCAATTCTTCTTTAGCAGCGCAACTCTGTGTTACCATCACATCTAACGGAATAGAGATAATGCCAAAAACAAGCCCTAGAATAACTGATAAAATGAGTGAGGTGTCCATGCTAAGACAAAGCTTAGTCGAAATCTCATAGGATGAAGTCGCACCTAACCACGCAACTGAATTTCTCAAGAAAGCTGGGAAAAGTATACTCAAGGCTCGACCTTTACCAAAGGCAAGATCCCCCTTGTTCCTAACAATCTCACGTACCTCAGGATATATAGTCAACACAGTCTCTATTGCTCCTCCTAGGAACGCTCTAACGAAGATGCCAATCAAAATACCGTATTGAACTGGAAGCACAATCTCCGAAATTCTGTCACTCAAACCGAATGAAAGATTAGCAAGAAAGTTCATCGTAACGTAGGGAAGCGCACCACCGAAAAAAATCCCTATCGCTCCGCTCTTCCCAAATGCACGAAAAAAAATAGAAGAGTAAGAAGCCGCCGTCTCCTGCCGAATAATCTTCAGGTACTGCAACGGCGCAATAGCAAACGCAACAACACCCGCGAAAGATGCATACACAAGAGGGACCAAAAAGAAAGAAAGCAACATAAGCCGACGCCAGAAACCTAATTAAGGGCTACAGGAAACCCAAACCAAGCTACTTAGAACCTTGCCTTACGTTACAACGCGGATTCTTCCTATTGTACACGTATATACGCTTACCCCTCTTAGCAACGTACGAATTGCGGGCATCACGTTTTTTCGCTGACTTCAAAGAACCTATTACTTTCATAAAACACCTACTCAGCTCGCAAATGGCCCACTACCTACAGACGGAAACATTGTACATTAAAAAAAGTCCCCGAACAACCTCAACCAGTAAACAAGGATAAGTCTCACTAAAACCAGCATTAAACCTTAATTCAACGTCCTGGAACAGATAACTAAAGTCCTTTTCATCAGCGAAAGTTAAGAATTTTACTTCTTTTAAGTAAGGTGCTACTAATAATTTTAGACGCAAATTTTATCTGGAATGCAGGGATTAAGATCAATCATTAAAGGGATTTTCACTGCAATAATCACACCTTTTAAACGCAACGCCATAGATGTAGAAAGCTTAGAACGATTAATTGAAATTCAAATAGCTAGTGCCGTAGATGGTATCGTAATAGCGGACTCGACTGGAGAAGGACATTCATTATCTCAATCGGAATACTGTAGCCTGGTAAAGAACGTAGAAGCAGTGCTTAAAAATAGGGTACCTCTGATTGTAAGTGTGCCACATTGTTCTACGAAACAAGCTATCGACGTAATAACTCACCTAAAAAACAAAACAATTGAAGCATTCCTCGTTGCAGCACCGTATTACCTGCGCCCACAACAAGAAGGAATCTTTGAGCATTATAAACAGATTACAAACAAAACAAAGGCGAACATTGTCATGTGCAACATACCACATAGATGTGCTATCAATGTAGAAAATGCAACAACACTGAAAATCATGGATCTGCCCGGCATATCGGCAGTTGTTGATTTATCAGGAGATCTTGAATATCCAACAATACTGCGTAAAGACAATGACCACGTACCTATACTTACAGGGAATGATACGACATATGCAGCCCACAGACTCAACGGAGGAGATGGAATAGTATCGACACTAAGCAACCTGATTCCTAAAGAAATGGTGGCGTTGGAGAGAGCAATATGTAAAGGTGACTATGAAAACATCAGAAAGTTACATAAATTTATTTTTCCACTTGCCAAATCTATGTCCTGCGAGACTAACCCAATACCTTTAAAATATGCTGTCAGTTGCATCTACAAATACATCACACCAAATGTCAGGCTCCCACTGACCGATGCAACTACGCCAACTAAGCAGTTAATACATACTCTTCTCAGTGACTTCGAAAGGGAGAAACAAGAACACGAGATTTTATCCCTGATACAAAGTTGATTAGACAACCGATTTAGTTCTGACAAACACCAAAATATTATCCGGGTAAGATCTTCGTATCTATCCGGCTTTCCCAGCC
This genomic window from Neorickettsia risticii str. Illinois contains:
- the trmB gene encoding tRNA (guanosine(46)-N7)-methyltransferase TrmB, giving the protein MFVHNKLNLRLEEKQFLRSYGRRRGRNFRENKLIGLERFLASHEKLENLRSEIVLEVGFGFGEHILKKAIDYPDKVFVGAEVYVNGIAKLLEEVKLHGLSNVLIWNNDVRLLLEKLRRKVFHEVYILFPDPWPKRKHHKRRIVDVPFFQLLGHSLHPLAEVVVATDDQDYAQQICQSALKVFSKVEDTEIPKSATRFASKASNRIFGYRMVYDASDT
- a CDS encoding outer membrane protein assembly factor BamD encodes the protein MRRKLYNFLFVCFLCVLSGCGVGKSKKVLNSKVREDELSMYSSAVLSLEKKNYKAAKELFEKVADIAPFSSIGEKAKASYTKILYDEGKFAAAAGSAEGYLLNYPDGEKVDQVLNIKGNAYFQMSKGRTNSGEFADKARDAFTVLIQTFPASEYVTDAQKKLLEIDEIMAEKIFSIGSFYFKEMNYHAAIARFDELLRDYSRTKLYDAALSKRLEAYKMLGVDVSSS
- the purD gene encoding phosphoribosylamine--glycine ligase, with amino-acid sequence MTVDYNLTMQLKKVLVVGNGAREHALITKIKESPMLDKVYTTNLNFGRFAEYLDTNLENYLYTSSTCKTEGIDLVVIGQEEHLARGITDALMAEGIPVFGPTKNAAKLESSKFFAKEIAEMNGVPVAKYSFCSSINNLKKQIESVGSFPLVIKADGLASGKGVIVCETMGEALEAGEAMLNGLFGEAGRNIIIEEFLYGQELSYFVLVDGQTILPIGHARDHKQILYNRKKYNTGGMGAYSPVLLSKKTEQEILGKIVYPTINALSAINVQYRGVLFAGLMLTNSGPKLLEYNVRFGDPETQAILPRLNADLLDLMVKTLDGNLDRATISFKKEVCMSVVLATRGYPVSYETGYRIDNVEKALQNVEGLQILNAAVRYDAEGQMISNGGRVLNLVVSAPTLLECKRKVKRGLELIDWKEGVYLDELVVV
- a CDS encoding ribosomal protein bL36; amino-acid sequence: MKVIGSLKSAKKRDARNSYVAKRGKRIYVYNRKNPRCNVRQGSK
- the dapA gene encoding 4-hydroxy-tetrahydrodipicolinate synthase, producing MQGLRSIIKGIFTAIITPFKRNAIDVESLERLIEIQIASAVDGIVIADSTGEGHSLSQSEYCSLVKNVEAVLKNRVPLIVSVPHCSTKQAIDVITHLKNKTIEAFLVAAPYYLRPQQEGIFEHYKQITNKTKANIVMCNIPHRCAINVENATTLKIMDLPGISAVVDLSGDLEYPTILRKDNDHVPILTGNDTTYAAHRLNGGDGIVSTLSNLIPKEMVALERAICKGDYENIRKLHKFIFPLAKSMSCETNPIPLKYAVSCIYKYITPNVRLPLTDATTPTKQLIHTLLSDFEREKQEHEILSLIQS